The Flavobacterium praedii genome window below encodes:
- the gyrA gene encoding DNA gyrase subunit A: protein MSEGEKLIPINIEDEMKTAYIDYSMSVIVSRALPDVRDGLKPVHRRVLFGMHDLGVNSRSAHKKSARIVGEVLGKYHPHGDTSVYDAMVRMAQEWSMRYLLIDGQGNFGSVDGDSPAAMRYTEARMRKISEEILADIDKETVDFKLNFDDTLEEPTVMPTRVPTLLINGATGIAVGMATNMPPHNLTEVINGTLAYMDNNDIEVDELMTHIKAPDFPTGGIIYGYEGVREAFKTGRGRVVMRAKVGFEEVDGRESIIVTEIPYQVNKADMIKRTADLVNEKKIDGIANIRDESDRNGMRIVYILKRDATPNVVLNTLYKFTQLQSSFSVNNIAIVKGRPQMLNLKDLIHYFIEHRHDVVTRRTQFELKKAEARAHILEGLIIASDNIDEVIALIKASKSTEEAREKLIERFNLSDIQSRAIVEMRLRQLTGLEQDKLRSEYEEIMKLIEHLKALLADVNLRIALIKEELTEIRDKYGDERRSQIEYSGGDVSIEDLIADENVVITISHAGYIKRTNLSEYKTQNRGGVGQKSAGTRDQDFLEHMFVATNHQYMMFFTQKGKCFWMRVYEIPEGSKTAKGRAIQNLVNIESDDKVKAFICTQDLKDKDYINSHNLVMVTKKGQVKKTSLEKYSKPRVNGVAAITIKEGDELLEAKLTDGQSQIILAVKSGKLVRFEETKTRPMGRTASGVRGITLKDDTDEVIGMVTVEKDSVNDSQILVVTENGYGKRTKLVDEDGEDVYRITNRGGKGVKTLNITEKTGKLISINAVTDADDLMIINKSGLTIRMAIEDLRVMGRATQGVKLINLKGKDSIAAVTKVMKDDVVEVVLDEDGNVIEAETIERVKPVLEVLEDEGVSDEDEDEDEEEVEEDDLEEDDSDDEA, encoded by the coding sequence ATGTCTGAAGGAGAAAAGTTAATTCCTATTAACATTGAAGATGAAATGAAAACAGCTTATATCGATTATTCGATGTCAGTTATTGTATCCAGAGCACTTCCAGATGTTAGAGATGGCTTGAAACCAGTACATCGAAGAGTATTATTTGGAATGCATGATTTAGGAGTAAACTCTAGATCGGCTCACAAGAAATCCGCAAGAATCGTTGGAGAAGTATTAGGAAAGTATCATCCACATGGAGATACCTCTGTATATGATGCCATGGTTCGTATGGCTCAAGAGTGGAGTATGCGTTATTTATTGATAGATGGTCAGGGTAATTTTGGTTCTGTTGATGGTGATAGTCCAGCTGCAATGCGTTATACTGAGGCTAGAATGCGCAAAATTTCGGAAGAAATTTTGGCTGATATAGATAAAGAGACGGTTGATTTTAAATTAAATTTTGATGATACTTTAGAAGAGCCTACGGTTATGCCGACTCGTGTTCCTACCTTGTTAATTAATGGGGCAACAGGAATTGCAGTAGGTATGGCCACAAATATGCCTCCTCATAACTTAACAGAAGTGATCAATGGTACATTGGCTTATATGGACAATAATGACATTGAGGTTGATGAATTAATGACGCATATCAAAGCCCCAGATTTTCCAACTGGAGGTATTATTTATGGTTATGAAGGAGTTCGTGAAGCTTTTAAAACCGGTAGAGGTAGGGTAGTTATGCGCGCCAAAGTTGGTTTTGAAGAGGTTGATGGTAGAGAATCAATTATTGTTACTGAGATCCCATACCAAGTCAATAAAGCGGATATGATTAAACGTACTGCTGACTTAGTAAATGAAAAGAAAATAGATGGTATCGCGAATATCCGTGATGAATCGGATAGAAACGGTATGCGTATTGTTTACATCTTAAAACGTGATGCAACGCCAAATGTAGTTTTGAATACGCTTTATAAATTTACACAATTGCAATCTTCATTTAGTGTAAATAATATTGCAATCGTCAAAGGGCGTCCACAAATGTTGAATCTAAAAGATTTGATTCATTATTTTATAGAGCATCGTCATGATGTGGTAACGCGCAGAACGCAATTTGAATTGAAAAAAGCGGAAGCACGAGCGCATATTTTGGAAGGTTTGATTATTGCTTCAGATAATATTGACGAAGTAATTGCTTTAATTAAAGCATCTAAAAGTACTGAAGAGGCAAGAGAAAAATTAATAGAGCGATTTAATTTATCAGATATTCAATCGCGTGCAATCGTTGAAATGCGTTTGCGTCAATTAACGGGTCTTGAGCAAGATAAGTTAAGATCAGAATATGAAGAAATCATGAAGTTAATCGAGCATTTAAAAGCTTTATTGGCAGATGTAAACTTAAGAATTGCTTTGATTAAAGAAGAGTTAACAGAAATTCGTGACAAATACGGTGATGAACGTCGTTCTCAAATCGAATATTCTGGTGGAGATGTAAGTATTGAGGATTTAATTGCTGATGAAAACGTAGTAATCACAATCTCGCACGCAGGATACATCAAGCGTACGAATTTGTCTGAATACAAAACACAAAATAGAGGAGGAGTTGGACAAAAAAGTGCTGGTACAAGAGATCAAGATTTCTTAGAGCATATGTTTGTTGCAACAAATCATCAATATATGATGTTCTTTACTCAAAAAGGAAAATGTTTCTGGATGCGGGTTTATGAAATTCCAGAAGGAAGTAAAACTGCTAAAGGAAGGGCTATTCAAAATCTTGTAAATATTGAAAGTGATGATAAAGTAAAAGCTTTTATCTGTACTCAAGATTTAAAAGACAAAGACTATATAAACAGTCATAATCTTGTAATGGTGACCAAAAAAGGTCAGGTTAAGAAAACTTCTTTGGAGAAATATTCTAAGCCTAGAGTCAATGGTGTGGCTGCAATTACTATTAAAGAAGGTGATGAATTATTAGAAGCAAAATTAACAGATGGTCAAAGTCAGATAATTTTAGCTGTAAAATCTGGTAAATTAGTTCGTTTCGAAGAAACAAAAACGCGCCCGATGGGAAGAACCGCATCAGGAGTTCGTGGTATTACTTTAAAAGATGATACTGATGAAGTTATTGGTATGGTTACAGTTGAAAAAGATAGTGTAAACGATTCTCAAATTTTAGTGGTTACTGAAAACGGATATGGTAAGCGTACTAAATTAGTAGATGAAGATGGTGAAGATGTTTATAGAATCACTAATCGTGGGGGTAAAGGTGTTAAAACGCTTAATATAACAGAAAAAACAGGAAAACTAATTTCGATAAACGCTGTGACTGATGCTGATGATTTAATGATTATTAATAAGTCAGGATTAACCATTAGAATGGCGATTGAAGATCTACGTGTAATGGGACGTGCTACTCAAGGGGTTAAATTAATAAACCTTAAAGGAAAAGATTCTATTGCTGCAGTAACAAAAGTTATGAAAGATGATGTTGTTGAAGTGGTTCTTGATGAAGACGGTAATGTTATAGAAGCTGAAACCATTGAAAGAGTGAAGCCTGTACTTGAGGTTTTAGAAGATGAAGGAGTGTCTGATGAAGACGAGGATGAGGATGAAGAAGAAGTTGAAGAAGATGATTTGGAAGAAGATGATTCAGATGATGAGGCGTAA
- a CDS encoding DUF6377 domain-containing protein, translating into MDSIFDKLNDALKNKQQYVLLKEERIVNFKKIKSVDLSKEQEYNYNKTLYTEYQKFNSDSAILYVKKNLLISKELKNKYLLDLAQLQLANLYSSSGKYRESESILRSITKKALDKSLLPYYYLVYKEFFEHYNANSNSKEHIDQIIKYRDSLLGVLQPNSLNYKINQIQKNIFTKKGTLAEKQLLILLEHTKLEDSQYAMITYLLGYIYESKNQLELRKKYFALSATADIKNAIKDNASLQELALVFYEIGDVDMAYKLTQSAIEDALYCNVQFRTLLMSEVYSIINTAYLEREAQRKNELQFYLVCISLLSGFLIVAVIYVYKQMKKVSRIREELFRTSEKLAELNKDITKTNNQLQERNAQLSESNHIKEEYIAHFFNLCSSYINKLENYRIILNKKAAVKQFDDIYKMLKSTTLVEKELEELYENFDVIFLNLYPTFVKDFNALLIKDEQIVLKQGELLNTELRIFALIRLGISDSVKIAAFLRYSLSTIYNYRTRARNKAVIDRNNFEETVMKIGLVAFKS; encoded by the coding sequence ATGGATTCTATTTTTGATAAGCTAAACGATGCATTAAAAAATAAACAGCAATATGTTTTACTAAAAGAAGAACGCATTGTTAACTTCAAAAAAATTAAATCAGTAGATTTATCGAAAGAGCAAGAGTATAATTATAATAAAACTTTATATACAGAATACCAAAAATTCAATTCTGATTCGGCAATTTTATATGTTAAAAAGAATCTTTTGATTTCTAAAGAGCTTAAAAATAAATATTTGTTAGATTTAGCTCAATTGCAATTGGCCAACCTCTATTCTTCATCTGGGAAATACCGTGAATCTGAGTCTATTTTGCGAAGCATAACTAAAAAAGCATTAGACAAATCGCTACTTCCTTATTATTATTTAGTGTATAAAGAGTTTTTCGAACATTACAATGCAAATAGTAATAGTAAAGAACACATTGATCAAATAATAAAATATAGGGATTCTTTATTAGGTGTTCTACAACCTAATTCCTTGAATTATAAAATCAATCAAATTCAGAAAAATATTTTCACTAAAAAGGGAACTCTTGCTGAAAAGCAATTATTGATTTTATTAGAACATACAAAACTGGAAGATTCACAATATGCTATGATTACATACCTTCTTGGGTATATTTATGAAAGTAAAAATCAATTAGAGTTAAGAAAAAAATATTTTGCACTTTCAGCAACAGCAGATATAAAAAATGCCATAAAAGATAATGCTTCGCTACAGGAATTGGCTTTAGTTTTTTATGAAATTGGAGATGTCGATATGGCTTATAAACTCACACAATCGGCCATTGAAGATGCTCTTTATTGTAATGTTCAGTTTCGAACGCTGCTCATGTCTGAGGTCTATTCGATAATTAATACAGCTTATTTAGAAAGGGAAGCCCAAAGAAAAAACGAATTGCAATTTTATTTGGTTTGCATCAGTTTGCTATCGGGATTCTTAATTGTAGCGGTGATTTATGTTTATAAACAAATGAAAAAAGTATCTCGCATTCGAGAAGAACTTTTTAGAACCAGTGAAAAATTAGCCGAATTAAATAAAGATATTACTAAAACTAACAATCAGCTACAGGAACGAAACGCACAATTATCGGAATCCAATCACATTAAGGAAGAATATATTGCGCATTTTTTTAATCTGTGTTCATCTTACATTAATAAGTTAGAAAATTATCGCATTATTTTAAACAAAAAAGCCGCTGTCAAACAGTTTGATGATATTTATAAAATGTTAAAATCTACCACTTTGGTTGAGAAAGAGCTCGAAGAATTATACGAGAATTTCGATGTGATTTTTTTAAATCTATATCCCACTTTTGTAAAAGATTTTAATGCATTACTTATTAAGGATGAGCAAATTGTATTGAAACAAGGAGAGTTGTTAAATACTGAACTTCGTATTTTTGCCTTAATTCGTCTTGGGATATCAGATAGTGTAAAAATAGCTGCTTTTCTTCGTTATTCCTTAAGTACTATTTATAATTACCGCACAAGAGCTCGGAACAAAGCTGTAATTGACCGAAATAATTTTGAAGAAACGGTCATGAAAATTGGATTAGTAGCATTCAAAAGTTAA
- a CDS encoding C40 family peptidase has protein sequence MFGICNLAMIPLRAEASDKSEIVSQILFGEHFEVLEQNKQWTYVLTQYDNYNGWIDSKQYQAITESNYNQLSSDAIILNADLIEYISTPNNILIPIPLGSSLSFLNYPEINTSKFNFEGTKASGQKPKNKILETAFMYLNAPYLWGGKTPFGIDCSGFTQMVYKLNGYTLLRDASQQAKQGEALSFIEESEPGDLAFFDNEEGNITHVGIIMENNYIIHASGKVRIDRLDHLGIYNAENNKHTHKLRVIKKII, from the coding sequence ATGTTTGGAATTTGTAATTTAGCCATGATTCCTCTTCGCGCGGAAGCTAGTGACAAAAGCGAAATTGTATCTCAAATTTTATTTGGGGAACATTTTGAAGTTTTAGAACAAAACAAACAATGGACCTACGTTTTAACACAATATGATAATTATAATGGCTGGATAGATAGCAAACAATACCAAGCAATTACAGAATCAAATTACAATCAACTATCTTCGGATGCTATTATACTAAATGCTGATTTAATTGAATACATAAGCACTCCGAACAACATATTAATACCAATTCCACTAGGGTCTTCATTATCTTTTTTAAACTATCCAGAAATAAACACTTCAAAATTCAATTTTGAAGGCACTAAAGCTAGTGGGCAAAAGCCGAAAAATAAAATCCTTGAAACTGCTTTTATGTATTTAAATGCTCCATACTTATGGGGAGGAAAAACACCTTTCGGAATTGATTGTTCAGGCTTTACACAGATGGTCTATAAATTAAACGGCTATACACTTCTGCGCGATGCATCTCAACAAGCTAAACAAGGAGAAGCATTAAGTTTTATTGAAGAAAGTGAACCTGGTGACTTAGCATTCTTTGACAACGAAGAAGGAAACATAACTCATGTAGGAATAATTATGGAAAATAATTATATCATCCATGCAAGCGGAAAAGTAAGAATTGACCGCCTGGATCATTTAGGCATTTACAATGCTGAAAACAATAAACACACCCACAAACTGAGAGTAATCAAAAAAATAATATAA
- a CDS encoding tetratricopeptide repeat protein gives MKRKFVMLSIVLLINVGVFAQKEQIKNAQAIFNSGNSQDALVVLKKTEYLIVNSTDEEKSDFYFLKGNVLKDIASKQIDVANNLSLASEAYQELINAESESGKFKYTLQANIALRDMKSVLVNGASDDYKIGKYKESAEKSYKVYLLDKKDTLNLYYAASSSMLVKDYDSAIKYYEELDKLKYSGKGVSYYATNKKTKLEERFISPSVREVSLKSELYEKPRNEDSPSKKMEINKNLAFLYLEKNNLAKAESYYTKVLELDPKYIDGYINMAYLKLEGKKPIMDEMNALGNTPKEMEQYDKLKTKKDDLVKSVIPYLKKALAIEPKNLDVIKSLLGVYRSLDMTDDYNALKSTSM, from the coding sequence ATGAAAAGAAAATTTGTAATGCTATCAATAGTGTTATTGATAAATGTTGGCGTTTTTGCTCAAAAAGAACAAATTAAAAATGCACAAGCAATTTTTAATAGTGGAAATTCTCAAGATGCTTTAGTAGTTTTAAAAAAGACAGAATACCTTATTGTTAATTCAACAGATGAAGAGAAGTCCGATTTTTATTTTTTAAAAGGAAATGTTTTAAAAGATATTGCCTCAAAACAAATTGATGTAGCAAATAATTTATCATTGGCATCTGAGGCTTATCAAGAATTGATAAATGCCGAAAGTGAATCAGGTAAGTTTAAATATACTTTACAAGCCAATATAGCTTTACGCGATATGAAGTCTGTTCTTGTGAATGGTGCTTCGGATGATTACAAAATTGGAAAGTATAAAGAAAGTGCCGAGAAAAGCTATAAAGTATATTTGTTAGATAAAAAGGATACTTTGAATTTATATTATGCGGCATCTTCATCTATGTTAGTTAAAGATTATGATTCTGCTATTAAATATTATGAAGAGTTGGATAAACTTAAATATTCAGGAAAGGGAGTTTCTTATTATGCCACAAATAAAAAAACAAAATTAGAAGAACGATTTATTTCGCCAAGTGTTAGGGAAGTTAGTTTAAAGTCAGAGCTTTATGAGAAACCTCGAAACGAAGATTCACCTTCCAAGAAAATGGAGATTAATAAAAATTTAGCTTTTTTATATCTTGAAAAAAATAATCTGGCCAAAGCTGAAAGTTATTATACTAAGGTTTTAGAACTTGATCCTAAATATATAGATGGGTATATAAATATGGCTTATTTAAAATTAGAAGGTAAAAAACCTATAATGGATGAGATGAATGCATTAGGAAATACTCCGAAAGAAATGGAACAATATGATAAATTGAAAACAAAAAAGGATGATTTAGTTAAAAGTGTTATACCATATTTGAAAAAAGCTTTGGCAATAGAACCTAAAAATCTGGATGTTATTAAATCGCTTTTGGGGGTTTATAGATCGTTAGATATGACCGATGATTATAATGCCTTAAAATCCACTAGTATGTAA
- a CDS encoding tetratricopeptide repeat protein, with product MKSRYVIIASALFLSVASFAQKNEIKAAEKAIKGGNSQEAITILDGAEYLITNAQDAEKAQYFFVKGNAYLDLANKNVEEGKNLSLAAKSYKELLELEKASGKVKYSTQAATSIAEIKGKLINSAIADTKASKDADGAKKLYEAYMLDKKDTINLYYAASTYVNAKDYDSALKLYEELKVLNYSGKATYFYAVNKVNAQEDYFTTAADRDRMVKMGTHEKPRNENVPSKRGEIYKNIALIYVQEGKMDLAKKAVSDARIANPDDTSLILTEANLYLESKDMVTYKKLISEALEKNPNDVDLIFNLGVVSAGAKNSIEAEKFYNKVIELNPKYINAYINMAALKLEDEKAIIDEMNKLGNSNDDMKRYNVLKKKREDLFRSTIPYLSKAVELEPKNEDVVKTLLNVYSALEMTTEYKALKAKM from the coding sequence ATGAAAAGTAGATATGTAATAATAGCGTCAGCATTATTTTTATCAGTAGCAAGTTTTGCTCAAAAAAATGAAATAAAAGCAGCTGAAAAAGCTATTAAGGGAGGGAATTCGCAAGAAGCTATAACAATTTTGGATGGTGCGGAATATTTGATTACCAATGCTCAAGATGCTGAAAAAGCACAGTATTTTTTTGTAAAAGGGAATGCTTATTTGGATTTGGCTAATAAAAATGTAGAAGAAGGTAAGAATTTGAGTCTTGCAGCAAAATCATATAAAGAATTATTAGAATTAGAAAAAGCTTCGGGTAAAGTTAAGTATTCCACTCAGGCAGCTACCTCAATTGCTGAAATTAAGGGGAAATTAATAAATTCTGCAATTGCTGATACCAAAGCTTCTAAAGATGCTGATGGCGCTAAAAAATTATATGAGGCATATATGTTGGATAAAAAAGACACTATTAATTTGTATTATGCTGCATCTACTTATGTAAATGCTAAAGATTATGATAGTGCTCTTAAATTATATGAAGAGTTAAAAGTATTAAACTATTCTGGAAAAGCTACTTATTTTTATGCTGTTAATAAAGTAAATGCTCAAGAAGACTATTTTACTACTGCTGCTGATAGAGATCGTATGGTTAAAATGGGAACTCATGAAAAACCAAGAAATGAAAATGTGCCTTCAAAAAGAGGTGAGATCTATAAAAATATTGCTTTGATTTATGTTCAGGAAGGAAAAATGGACCTAGCAAAAAAAGCAGTTTCGGATGCTAGAATTGCAAATCCTGATGATACTTCTTTAATATTAACAGAAGCTAATTTATATCTTGAATCCAAAGATATGGTTACATACAAAAAGTTGATTTCTGAAGCATTAGAAAAAAATCCAAACGATGTTGATTTGATATTTAACTTAGGTGTAGTAAGTGCAGGTGCTAAAAACAGTATTGAAGCTGAAAAATTTTATAATAAAGTAATAGAATTAAATCCAAAATATATTAATGCTTACATAAATATGGCAGCATTAAAATTAGAAGATGAAAAAGCAATCATTGATGAAATGAATAAATTGGGGAATTCTAATGACGATATGAAACGATATAATGTTTTGAAAAAGAAAAGAGAAGACTTGTTTAGAAGCACCATTCCTTATCTTTCAAAAGCAGTTGAATTAGAGCCTAAAAATGAAGATGTAGTGAAGACATTATTGAATGTTTATAGTGCTCTAGAAATGACAACTGAATACAAAGCGTTAAAAGCAAAAATGTAG
- a CDS encoding acetyl-CoA C-acyltransferase, which produces MSKRVVIVSAVRTPIGSFMGGLSTITAPKLGATAIKGALDKIKLDPNLVQEVFMGNVVQAGVGQAPARQAALFAGLSNDVICTTVNKVCASGMKALMLGAQAIQCGDAEIVVAGGMENMSLIPHYMHLRNGTKFGPSTMIDGLQKDGLTDAYDNNAMGVSADLCAAEYNISRQEQDDFAIQSYSRSAKAWSDGKFDNEIVPVAVPQRKGEPLLFSKDEEYTNVSIERIPSLNAVFTKDGTVTAANASTINDGAAAVILMSEEKAISLGLKPLAYIKGYADAAQEPKWFTTSPAKALPKALAKANLTIEEIDFFEFNEAFSVVGIANAKILGLDNNKINVNGGAVSLGHPLGCSGVRIIVTLINVLEQNNAKYGAAAICNGGGGASAFVIERYIS; this is translated from the coding sequence ATGAGCAAAAGAGTTGTTATCGTTTCGGCTGTTAGAACACCTATCGGCAGTTTTATGGGTGGATTATCTACAATTACAGCACCAAAATTAGGGGCAACTGCTATAAAAGGGGCGCTAGACAAAATAAAATTAGATCCAAACTTAGTCCAAGAAGTATTCATGGGAAATGTTGTGCAAGCTGGCGTTGGTCAAGCACCTGCACGCCAAGCTGCGCTATTTGCCGGTCTATCTAATGATGTTATTTGCACAACAGTCAATAAAGTTTGTGCTTCTGGAATGAAAGCATTAATGTTAGGTGCTCAAGCCATTCAATGTGGTGATGCCGAGATTGTAGTTGCTGGAGGGATGGAAAACATGAGTTTAATTCCACATTATATGCACTTAAGAAACGGAACTAAATTTGGACCAAGCACCATGATTGATGGACTTCAAAAAGATGGCCTTACAGATGCATACGATAATAACGCTATGGGTGTAAGTGCCGACTTATGTGCTGCAGAATATAATATTTCTAGACAAGAGCAAGATGATTTTGCAATTCAATCATACAGTCGTTCAGCAAAAGCTTGGAGTGATGGTAAATTTGACAACGAAATAGTCCCTGTAGCTGTACCTCAAAGAAAAGGAGAACCACTATTGTTCTCAAAAGATGAAGAGTACACAAATGTATCCATTGAAAGAATACCTTCTTTAAATGCCGTTTTCACAAAGGATGGCACTGTAACAGCTGCAAATGCCTCAACCATCAATGACGGTGCAGCTGCAGTAATACTAATGAGTGAAGAGAAAGCAATTTCGCTAGGTTTAAAACCATTAGCTTACATAAAAGGATATGCTGACGCCGCCCAAGAACCTAAATGGTTTACAACAAGTCCAGCCAAAGCTCTACCAAAAGCGTTAGCAAAAGCGAATTTAACTATAGAAGAAATTGATTTTTTTGAATTTAACGAAGCTTTTTCGGTTGTTGGAATTGCTAATGCTAAAATACTTGGCTTAGATAATAATAAAATAAATGTAAATGGAGGCGCAGTATCATTAGGCCATCCCCTTGGATGCTCTGGAGTTCGTATTATTGTAACACTGATCAATGTACTAGAACAAAACAATGCTAAATATGGCGCAGCTGCTATTTGCAATGGTGGCGGTGGAGCATCAGCATTTGTAATCGAAAGATATATTTCATAA